One region of Triticum aestivum cultivar Chinese Spring chromosome 6B, IWGSC CS RefSeq v2.1, whole genome shotgun sequence genomic DNA includes:
- the LOC123134469 gene encoding aluminum-activated malate transporter 5, producing the protein MATLPPEQRTLRAALDQRGLAEPLLSSDWGDGPNASGRHEARADGPLRRAVGAVRAAGWELWTFSRNDPRKPVYAAKVATALALITLLVFLREPSDIVSHSVWAILTVVVVFEFSIGATLSKGLNRGLGTLTAGGLALAVAESAKHMGDQDIVFLIITTFAVGFATTLIKVHPKMKLYEYGLRVFLLTFCYVTVSGYNTGEFVGGTAVSRFLLIVIGGAVSLAVNIGIYPIWAGEDLHHLVARNFARVAESLEGCVDGYLTCMEYQRVPSKILTYQASDDPLYSGYRAAVEAQTQEETLLGFAIWEPPHGPYKMMKYPWQSYTKVGGALRHCSFAVMALHGCILSEIQSAPENRQVFSAELHRVGDEAAKVLRELGHRVKTMTRLSSPNILSEVLHAAEELQKKIDQRSYLLVNTDRWGDDTAASSTTCSRHEARSGASKDNEAPPPPSEHAVVINIPPMHNSESNTSLVRTASVNVPPLHKSESNTTLARAAVASIPPLHKSESTTTLARAPGVNIPPLHKSESTTTLARDSVASIPPLHKSESNTTLARAAGASIPPPHKSESNTTLARTASVSIPPLHKSESTTALARAAALGNMHKSESNTSLARFDSAASWAAMSLADGLALKPQGSWHHRMPPFHPGQPPDAAEARTYESASALSLGTFASLLIEFVARLGNLVNAVEELSDKAAFKDPVEEPSVLSREDTGVFGRMTKFFRLKR; encoded by the exons aTGGCGACGCTGCCGCCGGAGCAGCGAACGCTGCGCGCGGCGCTGGACCAGCGGGGGCTCGCGGAGCCGCTGCTGTCGTCCGACTGGGGCGACGGCCCCAACGCCTCCGGCCGCCACGAGGCGCGGGCCGACGGGCCCCTGCGGCGGGCGGTGGGGGCGGTGCGCGCGGCGGGCTGGGAGCTGTGGACGTTCTCGCGCAATGACCCGAGGAAGCCCGTTTACGCGGCCAAGGTGGCCACGGCGCTCGCGCTCATCACGCTGCTCGTCTTCCTCCGCGAGCCCAGCGACATTGTCAGCCACTCCGTCTGGGCCATCCtcaccgtcgtcgtcgtcttcgAGTTCAGCATCG GTGCAACCTTGAGCAAAGGCCTTAACAGGGGATTGGGGACCCTGACGGCAGGCGGGCTTGCTCTAGCAGTTGCTGAATCAGCAAAGCACATGGGCGACCAGGACATAGTGTTtctcatcatcaccaccttcgccGTTG GATTCGCTACAACTTTGATAAAGGTGCACCCCAAGATGAAGCTGTACGAGTACGGGCTCCGCGTCTTCCTGCTCACCTTCTGCTACGTGACGGTGTCCGGGTACAACACGGGGGAGTTCGTCGGCGGCACGGCCGTGAGCAGGTTCTTGCTCATCGTCATCGGCGGCGCCGTCAGCCTGGCGGTGAACATAGGCATATACCCGATCTGGGCTGGAGAGGACCTGCACCACCTGGTAGCCAGGAACTTCGCCAGAGTCGCTGAATCCTTAGAAG GATGTGTCGATggatatctgacatgcatggagtACCAAAGGGTTCCTTCCAAGATTCTCACGTACCAAGCTTCCGATGATCCTCTGTACAGTGGGTACAGGGCGGCTGTCGAGGCACAGACACAAGAGGAAACACTG CTGGGGTTTGCTATATGGGAGCCACCGCACGGGCCATACAAGATGATGAAGTACCCCTGGCAGAGCTACACCAAGGTTGGCGGCGCGCTAAGGCACTGCTCCTTCGCCGTCATGGCGCTTCACGGGTGCATACTGTCGGAGATCCAGTCGGCGCCGGAGAACAGGCAGGTGTTCAGCGCGGAGCTCCACAGGGTGGGCGATGAGGCGGCCAAGGTGCTGCGCGAGCTCGGGCACCGGGTGAAGACCATGACCAGGCTGAGCTCGCCCAACATCCTCTCCGAGGTCCTCCACGCCGCTGAGGAGTTGCAGAAGAAGATCGACCAGCGGTCCTACCTCCTCGTCAACACGGACCGTTGGGGGGATgacaccgccgcctcctccaccacctgcAGCCGGCACGAGGCAAGATCCGGAGCCTCCAAGGACAATGaggcgccaccgccgccgtcggagCACGCCGTCGTCATCAACATCCCTCCAATGCACAATTCGGAGTCGAACACGTCCCTCGTCCGGACCGCCAGCGTCAACGTCCCTCCACTGCACAAGTCGGAGTCGAACACGACCCTCGCCCGGGCCGCCGTTGCCAGCATCCCTCCACTGCACAAGTCGGAGTCGACCACGACCCTAGCCCGGGCCCCGGGCGTCAACATCCCTCCACTGCACAAGTCAGAGTCGACCACAACCCTCGCTCGGGACTCCGTTGCCAGCATCCCTCCGCTGCACAAGTCGGAGTCGAACACGACCCTCGCCCGGGCCGCCGGCGCCAGCATCCCTCCACCGCACAAGTCGGAGTCGAACACGACCCTCGCCCGGACCGCCAGCGTCAGCATCCCTCCACTGCACAAGTCGGAGTCGACCACGGCCCTCGCCCGGGCCGCGGCCCTCGGCAACATGCACAAGTCGGAGTCGAACACGTCGCTCGCTCGGTTCGACTCGGCGGCGTCGTGGGCGGCCATGTCGTTGGCGGATGGCCTGGCGCTCAAGCCCCAGGGGTCCTGGCACCACCGGATGCCGCCGTTCCACCCGGGCCAGCCGCCCGACGCCGCGGAGGCGAGGACGTACGAGAGCGCGAGCGCGCTGTCGCTGGGCACCTTCGCGTCGCTCCTCATCGAGTTCGTGGCGCGGCTCGGGAACCTCGTCAACGCCGTGGAGGAGCTCAGCGACAAGGCCGCCTTCAAGGATCCCGTGGAGGAGCCATCCGTGTTAAGCAGGGAGGACACTGGTGTTTTTGGCAGAATGACCAAGTTTTTCAGGCTGAAGAGATGA